One Hypanus sabinus isolate sHypSab1 chromosome X2 unlocalized genomic scaffold, sHypSab1.hap1 SUPER_X2_unloc_1, whole genome shotgun sequence genomic region harbors:
- the LOC132385690 gene encoding nuclear factor 7, brain-like isoform X1, whose amino-acid sequence MASKGPAESLSEELICPVCLDFFTDPVTLECGHNFCRSCITRYWERERRNSCPECREVIADRTLRVNRALANLAEKARNLNLYPKGKESKRHCEEHEEELKLFCVTDKTLICVICAVAEEHREHRFRPIKEAVKIYTDQLKSSLDSLTKKILDFQEKEQQQKEKISGVQEQSHSLQSHITSQFAELRQIITEKEQSLLRELREEEKRILNPMEKNLREIQENIRIIQEEISKLKEQMDQKDSVMFLKEEARRNRRINDDIQELSVTDETLSVEKFDHLYLLNTVLRETLDAINRVSVTLDVETAGPYLEVSEDRKSVRWTRTVTWRNLPDTGKRFTHWACVLGSKGFTSGRHYWEVEVTGNRDWFLGVAVESVERKRGVSLSTETGFWVIRRYYDVLHRDCDVFGGPPSPESRLTAGPIPGRVRVYLSYESGTVSFYNAETKSHLHTFTGNKFTGKLYPFFAAWDENQWLRICSGSAPGL is encoded by the exons atggcttcgaaaggaccGGCCGAGAGTTTGAGCGAGGAGCTAATTTGTCCtgtctgcctggatttcttcaccgatccggttacactggagtgtggacacaacttctgtcgctcttgtatcacacggTATTGGGAAAGGGAGCggagaaactcctgcccggaatgtagagaggtgattgctgaccgcaccctcagggtgaatcgggccttagcaaatctggctgaaaaagctcgaaatctaaacctgtatccgaaagggaaggaaagtaaacgtcactgcgaggaacatgaggaagaactgaagctgttttgtgtaacggacaagacactgatctgtgtgatcTGTGCAGTGGCGGAGGAACACAGAGAGCACCGCTTCAGgccgattaaagaagctgttaaaatctaCACG gatcagctaaaatcttccttagactctctcacaaaaaagatattagacttccaggaaaaggagcagcaacagaaagagaagatttccggagttcag gaacagtcacacagccttcagtcccacatcacatcccagtttgctgaactgcgccagattatcactgagaaagagcagagcttactcagggaactcagggaagaagagaagaggattctcaatccaatggagaaaaatcttcgggagattcaagagaatataaggattattcaggaggaaatctcaaagttaaaggaacagatggatcaaaaagacagtgtgatgtttctcAAG gaggaagctcgtcggaaCAGGAG gattaatgatGATATCCAGGAATTATCAGTGACAGATGAGACCCTATcggttgaaaaattcgatcacctctatttgttgaacacagtgctgagagaaacgcttgatgctattaatcgag tatctgtcaccctggatgtggaaacggcgggTCCGTatctcgaggtgtctgaggatcggaagagtgtgagatggaCCCGGACCGTGACCTGGaggaatctccctgacaccgggaagagattcacacactgggcttgtgtgctgggatcaaagggattcacatcggggagacattactgggaggtggaggtgacggggaatcggGACTGGTTTCTGGGAGTCGCTgtagagtctgtggagaggaagagaggggttAGTCTGAGTacggagaccggattctgggtcatcAGGCGGTATTATGACGTGTTACATCGGGATTGTGACGTGTTCGGTGGTCCCCCCTCCCCTGAGTCCCGTCTCactgccggtcccatccccgggagggtgcgagtttatctcagttacgagtccgggacagtttcattttacaacgcggagaccaagtcccatctccacaccttcactgggaataaattcacggggaaactttatcctttcttcgcGGCCTGGGATGaaaaccagtggctgagaatctgctccggttcagctccgggtctgtaa
- the LOC132385690 gene encoding nuclear factor 7, brain-like isoform X2 → MASKGPAESLSEELICPVCLDFFTDPVTLECGHNFCRSCITRYWERERRNSCPECREVIADRTLRVNRALANLAEKARNLNLYPKGKESKRHCEEHEEELKLFCVTDKTLICVICAVAEEHREHRFRPIKEAVKIYTDQLKSSLDSLTKKILDFQEKEQQQKEKISGVQEQSHSLQSHITSQFAELRQIITEKEQSLLRELREEEKRILNPMEKNLREIQENIRIIQEEISKLKEQMDQKDSVMFLKEEARRNRRINDDIQELSVTDETLSVEKFDHLYLLNTVLRETLDAINRDCRV, encoded by the exons atggcttcgaaaggaccGGCCGAGAGTTTGAGCGAGGAGCTAATTTGTCCtgtctgcctggatttcttcaccgatccggttacactggagtgtggacacaacttctgtcgctcttgtatcacacggTATTGGGAAAGGGAGCggagaaactcctgcccggaatgtagagaggtgattgctgaccgcaccctcagggtgaatcgggccttagcaaatctggctgaaaaagctcgaaatctaaacctgtatccgaaagggaaggaaagtaaacgtcactgcgaggaacatgaggaagaactgaagctgttttgtgtaacggacaagacactgatctgtgtgatcTGTGCAGTGGCGGAGGAACACAGAGAGCACCGCTTCAGgccgattaaagaagctgttaaaatctaCACG gatcagctaaaatcttccttagactctctcacaaaaaagatattagacttccaggaaaaggagcagcaacagaaagagaagatttccggagttcag gaacagtcacacagccttcagtcccacatcacatcccagtttgctgaactgcgccagattatcactgagaaagagcagagcttactcagggaactcagggaagaagagaagaggattctcaatccaatggagaaaaatcttcgggagattcaagagaatataaggattattcaggaggaaatctcaaagttaaaggaacagatggatcaaaaagacagtgtgatgtttctcAAG gaggaagctcgtcggaaCAGGAG gattaatgatGATATCCAGGAATTATCAGTGACAGATGAGACCCTATcggttgaaaaattcgatcacctctatttgttgaacacagtgctgagagaaacgcttgatgctattaatcgag attgtcgtgtatga